Proteins from a genomic interval of Stenotrophomonas sp. WZN-1:
- the dtd gene encoding D-aminoacyl-tRNA deacylase has translation MLLLIQRVSQAAVHVDDEAVGQIGPGLLALVGMEPGDTEAQLQRMAERLLGYRVFADEAGKMNRSLRDTGGGLLLVSQFTLAADTRSGMRPSFTSAAPPDEAERGFNRFVDICRENHAPGVETGRFGAHMVVSLVNDGPVTFLLRP, from the coding sequence ATGCTCCTCCTGATCCAGCGTGTCAGCCAGGCCGCCGTTCATGTCGATGATGAAGCGGTGGGCCAGATCGGCCCCGGCCTGCTGGCCCTGGTCGGCATGGAGCCGGGCGACACCGAGGCCCAGCTGCAGCGGATGGCCGAGCGCCTGCTGGGCTATCGGGTGTTCGCCGACGAGGCCGGAAAGATGAACCGGTCGCTGCGCGACACCGGCGGCGGCCTGTTGCTGGTCAGCCAGTTCACCTTGGCTGCCGATACCCGTTCGGGCATGCGGCCCAGCTTCACCAGCGCCGCGCCGCCGGACGAGGCTGAACGCGGGTTCAATCGATTTGTCGACATCTGCCGTGAAAATCACGCGCCCGGGGTGGAAACGGGCCGGTTTGGTGCCCATATGGTCGTCAGCCTGGTCAATGACGGTCCCGTGACCTTCCTTCTCAGGCCCTGA
- a CDS encoding lauroyl acyltransferase yields the protein MNPQRKARLVYRATTLFARLPWPLLRGFAHALAWTWVRLNARESRVTRRNLELAYPELDGPARDRLHRELLRSTALQAIETLRLWSQQPADNLRLHLKQRHGEALYDAALASGKGVIVAAPHFGNWELLNQWLASRGQIAIVYKPPEDEASDAFLQLVRGGQNVQQVRAEGPAVRQLFKVLKDGGATGILPDQQPKAGDGVFVPFFGVQALTMTLVNRLAERTGATVLYGWCERIGPDMEFALHIEPTDPAVADPDPQVAATALNAGIERIARRDPAQYQWTYKRYTLRPPGSGEEDPYATEEHPH from the coding sequence ATGAATCCGCAACGCAAAGCCCGGCTGGTCTACCGCGCCACCACCCTGTTCGCCCGCCTGCCCTGGCCGCTGCTGCGAGGGTTCGCGCACGCCCTGGCGTGGACGTGGGTCCGTCTCAACGCCCGTGAGAGCCGCGTCACCCGGCGCAACCTGGAACTGGCCTACCCGGAGCTGGACGGTCCTGCACGCGACCGCCTGCACCGCGAACTGCTGCGCTCCACCGCGCTGCAGGCCATCGAGACCCTGCGCCTGTGGAGCCAGCAACCGGCCGACAACCTGCGCCTGCACCTGAAGCAGCGCCACGGCGAGGCCCTGTACGACGCAGCCCTGGCCAGCGGCAAAGGCGTGATCGTGGCCGCGCCGCACTTCGGCAACTGGGAGCTGCTGAACCAGTGGCTGGCCTCGCGCGGGCAGATCGCCATCGTCTACAAGCCACCAGAGGACGAGGCCAGCGATGCCTTCCTGCAGCTGGTGCGGGGCGGCCAGAACGTGCAGCAGGTGCGCGCCGAGGGCCCGGCTGTGCGCCAGCTGTTCAAGGTACTCAAGGACGGCGGCGCCACCGGCATCCTGCCCGACCAGCAGCCCAAGGCCGGCGATGGCGTGTTCGTGCCGTTCTTCGGCGTGCAGGCGCTGACCATGACCCTGGTCAACCGGCTGGCCGAGCGCACCGGCGCCACCGTGCTGTATGGCTGGTGCGAGCGCATCGGGCCGGACATGGAATTCGCCCTGCACATCGAGCCGACCGACCCGGCCGTGGCCGACCCGGACCCGCAGGTGGCGGCGACCGCCCTCAATGCCGGCATCGAGCGCATCGCCCGCCGCGACCCGGCGCAGTACCAGTGGACCTACAAGCGCTACACGCTGCGGCCACCGGGCAGCGGCGAGGAAGACCCCTACGCGACCGAAGAACATCCGCACTGA
- the ribA gene encoding GTP cyclohydrolase II RibA, whose protein sequence is MSASPGPAMPAASSLFGDPAAIRCERAVAELRAGRPVLLHDGQGQRLAVIALDSATASSFAAFAAAARERHYLFLTATRVRVLGVEAPEGARLPLAGVAFDALPSLGYLREPGPMPDGWSAGDAFDAGAVELARLGLLLPAMVAVRLDADDSTFNGAAEVALCDLAEGAAHATHDYELVARSPVPLRDVGMTTFAVFRGGVAQRDQVAIIVGEPDLSAVVPVRVHSSCLTGDLFGSLKCDCGDQLRRGLRKLKELGGGVLLYLDQEGRGTGIAAKMRAYGYQHDGLDTIDADAQLGFGADERRYGSAVAMLHGLGISRVALLSNNPTKAQRLRNAGIEVLDCIPVTGEITAENEHYLRTKADRAGHMLDVDALIQAAQ, encoded by the coding sequence ATGTCCGCCTCCCCCGGTCCTGCCATGCCTGCTGCCTCTTCCCTGTTCGGCGACCCCGCCGCGATCCGCTGCGAACGCGCGGTGGCCGAACTGCGTGCCGGCCGCCCGGTGCTGCTCCACGATGGCCAGGGCCAGCGCCTGGCGGTGATCGCCCTGGACAGCGCCACCGCCAGCAGCTTCGCTGCCTTCGCCGCTGCCGCACGCGAACGCCACTACCTGTTCCTGACCGCCACCCGCGTCCGCGTGCTCGGCGTGGAGGCCCCGGAAGGCGCGCGCCTGCCGCTGGCCGGTGTCGCCTTCGATGCCCTGCCCTCGCTGGGCTACCTGCGCGAGCCCGGCCCGATGCCGGACGGCTGGAGCGCCGGTGACGCCTTTGATGCCGGCGCGGTGGAGCTGGCTCGCCTGGGCCTGCTGCTGCCGGCGATGGTGGCCGTGCGCCTGGATGCAGATGACAGCACCTTCAATGGCGCTGCTGAAGTGGCGCTCTGCGATCTGGCCGAGGGCGCGGCCCACGCCACCCACGACTACGAACTGGTCGCGCGCTCGCCGGTGCCGCTGCGCGACGTCGGCATGACCACCTTCGCGGTGTTCCGCGGCGGCGTGGCCCAGCGCGACCAGGTCGCGATCATCGTCGGCGAACCGGACCTGTCGGCGGTGGTGCCTGTGCGCGTGCACTCCTCGTGCCTGACCGGCGACCTGTTCGGCTCACTCAAGTGCGACTGCGGCGACCAGCTGCGGCGCGGCCTGCGCAAACTGAAGGAACTGGGCGGCGGTGTGCTGCTGTACCTGGACCAGGAAGGCCGCGGCACCGGCATCGCCGCCAAGATGCGCGCCTACGGCTACCAGCACGACGGTCTGGACACCATCGATGCCGATGCACAGCTGGGCTTCGGTGCCGACGAGCGCCGCTACGGCAGCGCGGTGGCGATGCTGCATGGCCTGGGCATTTCGCGCGTGGCCCTGCTCAGCAACAACCCGACCAAGGCACAGCGCCTGCGCAACGCCGGCATCGAGGTGCTGGACTGCATTCCGGTCACCGGCGAGATCACCGCCGAGAACGAGCATTACCTGCGCACCAAGGCTGATCGCGCAGGTCACATGCTGGATGTGGATGCGCTGATCCAGGCTGCCCAGTAA
- a CDS encoding PH domain-containing protein, whose amino-acid sequence MTDVPLPSPPTDAWQSLPQRAARLAALEGAFGGLFVPGLPLAAAAWFFDLPGGLWTAALGLLIGIVFGAWLGRRRLTRTRWRLDAQGLGLRRDLMWQLETRIPISRVQHLDLRRGPLERRAGLATLIVHTAGTRMSAVTVSGLDEADAERLRDTLSHQLDQDADAL is encoded by the coding sequence GTGACCGACGTCCCCCTGCCCTCCCCGCCCACCGATGCCTGGCAGTCGCTGCCGCAACGCGCTGCCCGCCTCGCTGCACTGGAAGGCGCCTTCGGCGGCCTGTTCGTGCCGGGACTGCCGCTGGCCGCGGCCGCGTGGTTCTTCGATCTGCCCGGCGGCCTGTGGACGGCCGCCCTTGGGCTGCTGATCGGCATCGTCTTCGGCGCCTGGCTCGGCCGCCGGCGCTTGACCCGCACCCGCTGGCGGCTGGATGCCCAGGGCCTGGGCCTGCGCCGCGACCTGATGTGGCAGCTGGAAACGCGCATCCCCATTTCGCGCGTGCAGCATCTGGACCTGCGTCGCGGCCCGCTGGAACGCCGTGCCGGCCTGGCCACACTGATCGTGCACACCGCCGGGACCCGCATGAGCGCAGTGACCGTGAGCGGCCTGGACGAGGCCGACGCCGAGCGCCTGCGTGACACCCTGTCCCATCAGCTCGACCAGGACGCCGACGCCCTGTGA
- a CDS encoding PH domain-containing protein, with translation MSLPPPLPASLPAGGEDHRLHPWSWLFVLLMQLRHYFLPLVALLVFGQRGDRDPMWAQLIPLSAIAALVLVSVLQYLSYRYRIGSDAITVRSGLLARNRREIPFARIHNVEVRQNPLHRLFGVAELRLESAGGVRPEAEMRVLKLDQALALERLVRQRGQAPQAADVVAAPSLTEVDAEHVLLRLSSWDVVRMGLLSNRGWALAIAAFGVLFQTVPRPVMDAAIQRGGQEAFGYANHLHPGVAGAFLLLAAALLLGWLALRALSVVLTLLRYHGFTLSEQDRRLTVSAGLLSRTRSSVARRRIQAWTLRESTLHRWFGLRQLRIDSAAGGPSRDEDRALRELAPLAPQERCTQLVQHLLPQLQWPPAQWQCIPQRGWWRLCLGALLLVPLLAAAAYWRWGSWGLVVLAWLPVALLVAHRQMARMGWYLDDHYVAVRGGWWKRWWRWAELDKVQGLRLQRSPLDKLLGTSSLQLDTAGAHGDVALTLHYLPHAQAQHVMEQLAAALARRKLRW, from the coding sequence GTGAGCCTGCCGCCGCCCCTGCCCGCATCGCTGCCTGCCGGTGGCGAGGACCATCGCCTGCACCCGTGGTCGTGGTTGTTCGTGCTGCTGATGCAGCTGCGCCACTACTTCCTGCCGCTGGTCGCGCTGCTGGTGTTCGGCCAGCGCGGCGACCGCGACCCGATGTGGGCGCAGCTGATTCCGCTGTCTGCCATTGCCGCGCTGGTGCTGGTCTCGGTGCTGCAGTACCTCAGCTACCGCTACCGCATCGGCAGCGATGCGATCACCGTGCGCAGCGGGCTGCTGGCGCGCAACCGCCGCGAGATCCCGTTCGCCCGCATCCACAACGTGGAAGTGCGGCAGAACCCGCTGCACCGCCTGTTCGGCGTGGCCGAGCTGCGCCTGGAATCGGCCGGTGGCGTGCGCCCGGAAGCGGAGATGCGGGTACTGAAGCTGGACCAGGCGCTGGCGCTGGAACGATTGGTGCGCCAGCGAGGGCAGGCACCGCAGGCCGCTGACGTTGTCGCCGCCCCCTCGCTCACCGAGGTCGACGCCGAGCACGTGCTGCTGCGCCTGTCGAGCTGGGACGTGGTGCGCATGGGCCTGCTCTCCAACCGCGGTTGGGCACTGGCGATCGCCGCGTTCGGCGTTCTGTTCCAGACCGTGCCGCGGCCGGTGATGGACGCGGCCATCCAGCGTGGCGGCCAGGAAGCCTTCGGCTATGCCAACCACCTGCATCCTGGCGTGGCCGGCGCCTTCCTGCTGCTGGCTGCGGCCCTGCTGCTGGGCTGGCTGGCGCTGCGTGCGCTGTCGGTGGTGCTGACCCTGCTGCGCTATCACGGCTTCACCCTCAGCGAGCAGGATCGTCGCCTGACCGTGTCGGCGGGCCTGCTCAGCCGCACCCGCAGCAGCGTGGCGCGTCGCCGCATCCAGGCCTGGACGCTGCGCGAAAGCACCCTGCATCGCTGGTTCGGCCTGCGCCAGCTGCGCATCGACAGTGCTGCCGGCGGCCCTTCGCGCGATGAGGATCGCGCCCTGCGCGAGCTGGCGCCACTGGCACCCCAGGAGCGCTGTACGCAGCTGGTGCAGCACCTGCTGCCACAACTGCAGTGGCCACCGGCGCAGTGGCAGTGCATTCCGCAGCGTGGCTGGTGGCGGCTGTGCCTGGGCGCGCTGCTGCTGGTGCCGTTGCTGGCGGCGGCCGCGTACTGGCGCTGGGGATCGTGGGGGCTGGTCGTGCTGGCGTGGCTGCCGGTGGCGCTGCTGGTGGCACATCGGCAGATGGCGCGCATGGGCTGGTATCTGGATGACCATTACGTGGCCGTGCGCGGCGGCTGGTGGAAACGCTGGTGGCGCTGGGCCGAGCTGGACAAGGTGCAGGGACTGCGCCTGCAGCGTTCACCGCTGGACAAGCTGCTCGGCACCAGCAGCCTGCAGCTGGATACCGCCGGTGCACATGGTGATGTGGCGTTGACCCTGCACTACCTGCCGCATGCGCAGGCGCAACACGTGATGGAGCAGCTGGCCGCAGCGCTGGCACGGCGCAAGCTGCGCTGGTGA
- a CDS encoding CDP-glycerol glycerophosphotransferase family protein — protein sequence MMAGYLLFATERYALPILAPLAQALHASGQEVAAWFEDGAAGSSLPGVPNIGLKQALAMRPRAVFSAANWVPTFLSGAKVQLFHGFNVEKRDSARGHFRVRGMFDLYCTQGPATTGPFREIAALQGHFAVAETGWPKLDPLFRDDGGESAALRAAAGGRPVILFGSTFTERLSAAPHLHAQIAADIAGGERYWLLTLHPKCPPELFERYRALAGANARFIEPEQVMAAQRAADVLVSDTSSIVSEFIVQHKPVVTFRNRVPKPHMIDFDDPAQLPAMLQRALHPDAALQAEIVRYGDAIHPYRDGLSSERVIAATEDFLAGEMGTLRRKPFGSWVRDLQIRKDLGYWGPSQR from the coding sequence ATGATGGCCGGGTACCTGTTGTTTGCGACGGAGCGCTATGCGCTGCCTATTCTCGCCCCGTTGGCGCAGGCCTTGCACGCCTCCGGGCAGGAGGTGGCGGCCTGGTTCGAGGACGGCGCGGCCGGCAGCAGCCTGCCGGGCGTGCCGAACATCGGCCTGAAACAGGCCCTGGCGATGCGGCCGCGTGCCGTGTTCAGTGCCGCCAACTGGGTGCCGACCTTCCTGTCGGGCGCCAAGGTGCAGCTGTTCCATGGCTTCAACGTGGAGAAGCGGGACAGTGCGCGCGGCCACTTCCGGGTGCGCGGCATGTTCGACCTGTACTGCACGCAGGGGCCGGCCACCACGGGGCCGTTCCGTGAGATCGCCGCCCTGCAGGGCCACTTCGCGGTGGCCGAGACCGGCTGGCCGAAGCTGGACCCGCTGTTCCGCGACGACGGCGGCGAGAGCGCTGCGCTGCGCGCAGCGGCGGGCGGGCGCCCGGTGATCCTGTTCGGTTCGACCTTCACCGAGCGCCTGAGCGCAGCGCCACACCTGCATGCGCAGATCGCCGCCGACATCGCGGGCGGTGAGCGCTACTGGCTGCTGACCCTGCACCCGAAGTGCCCACCGGAATTGTTCGAGCGCTACCGCGCGCTGGCCGGTGCCAATGCCCGCTTCATCGAGCCGGAGCAGGTGATGGCCGCGCAACGCGCCGCCGATGTGCTGGTGTCGGACACTTCGTCGATCGTTTCGGAATTCATCGTCCAGCACAAGCCGGTGGTGACCTTCCGCAACCGCGTGCCCAAGCCGCACATGATCGACTTCGACGACCCGGCGCAGCTGCCGGCGATGCTGCAGCGTGCGCTGCATCCGGACGCTGCGCTGCAGGCGGAGATCGTGCGATACGGCGACGCCATCCATCCGTACCGCGATGGCCTGTCCAGCGAGCGGGTGATCGCGGCCACCGAGGATTTCCTGGCCGGCGAAATGGGCACGCTGCGGCGCAAGCCATTCGGCAGCTGGGTGCGCGACCTGCAGATCCGCAAGGACCTGGGGTACTGGGGTCCGTCGCAGCGCTGA
- a CDS encoding glycosyltransferase family 2 protein, translating to MSSTTAPIERPRISACIIAFNEAGRIGDCLASLAFCDEIIVVDSYSADATVAIAEAAGARVLQRAFDGFRSQKAYCVEQARHDWVLCLDADERISPELRAAIEQARNGGFAGHAGYRFARLSEYFGKFLRHGNAYPDRVMRLFDRRRGGWRGKREIHEAASVDGSVGTLRGDLVHYPYRSLQQQLAKTEKYARMMAEHEFARGKRASLGKLVLAPAWRFWRGFVFRGGFRDGWHGLVYAYVRANYVRQKTIMLWMLGNGQAVADPPNP from the coding sequence ATGTCCTCCACGACCGCTCCCATCGAACGGCCTCGCATCTCGGCCTGCATTATCGCGTTCAACGAGGCCGGCCGCATCGGCGACTGCCTGGCATCGCTGGCCTTCTGCGACGAGATCATCGTCGTGGACTCGTACTCCGCCGATGCCACCGTGGCCATCGCCGAGGCCGCAGGCGCCCGCGTGCTGCAGCGCGCGTTCGATGGTTTCCGCAGCCAGAAGGCCTACTGCGTCGAGCAGGCCCGCCACGACTGGGTGCTGTGCCTGGACGCCGATGAGCGGATCAGCCCGGAACTGCGCGCGGCTATCGAACAGGCCCGCAACGGCGGCTTCGCCGGCCATGCCGGCTATCGCTTCGCGCGCCTGTCGGAGTACTTCGGTAAGTTCCTGCGCCATGGCAACGCCTACCCGGACCGGGTGATGCGCCTGTTCGACCGCCGCCGCGGTGGCTGGCGCGGCAAGCGCGAGATCCATGAGGCGGCCAGCGTCGACGGCAGTGTCGGCACCCTGCGCGGCGATCTGGTCCATTACCCGTACCGCTCCCTGCAGCAGCAGCTGGCCAAGACCGAGAAGTACGCGCGGATGATGGCCGAGCACGAGTTCGCACGCGGCAAGCGGGCCTCGCTGGGCAAGCTGGTGCTGGCCCCGGCCTGGCGGTTCTGGCGCGGTTTCGTGTTCCGCGGCGGCTTCCGCGACGGCTGGCACGGCCTGGTCTACGCCTATGTGCGCGCCAACTACGTGCGCCAGAAGACCATCATGCTGTGGATGCTGGGCAACGGCCAGGCCGTAGCCGACCCGCCGAACCCCTGA
- a CDS encoding O-antigen ligase, whose translation MAGDPLGVPVGGRQGVAHGLAQLGLFCLPALVLTVPINLLPYGLLLLLSTLLAPELLWRARGMAGQPVKVLAWLMLAVLALGVLSVALFEQGLRDVDNRSRFVVIPWIALWVCALRPNLRWLWYGSLTGLLATFAMSLWQVLGGAPRAELFTNAIVLADIVMVLMVLLVFCRPSRRWSLVILGMAAGCGTIVLTGSRGVFAALLALLVVLALSLRWRTGAARLSVLAGMLAIGATLLLSVPELRHQVRLSELHSDVQRMELGDSDSSAGARVERLQVAWQTFLDHPLVGVGIGHFDSAMQRVPVCRENPEELRCHLGHAHNDVAEWAATQGVPGLLLLLAVYGIPLWLFVRLHRRSGRATFRGPAAAGVMLVITYALCGLTQSMFAHQMTASFYVTLVGLLTGLSIVEGARHRAITGS comes from the coding sequence ATGGCCGGCGACCCGCTGGGCGTCCCCGTTGGCGGGCGTCAGGGGGTTGCACATGGGCTGGCCCAGCTGGGCCTGTTCTGCCTGCCGGCACTGGTGCTGACCGTGCCGATCAACCTGTTGCCGTATGGTCTCCTGCTGCTGCTCAGCACCCTGCTGGCGCCGGAGCTGCTGTGGCGTGCGCGCGGCATGGCCGGCCAGCCGGTGAAAGTACTGGCCTGGCTGATGCTGGCGGTGCTGGCGCTCGGCGTACTGTCGGTGGCGCTGTTCGAGCAGGGCCTGCGTGACGTCGACAACCGTTCGCGGTTCGTGGTGATCCCGTGGATTGCGCTCTGGGTCTGCGCGCTGCGTCCCAACCTGCGGTGGCTCTGGTACGGGTCATTGACCGGCCTGCTCGCCACCTTTGCGATGTCGCTGTGGCAGGTGCTGGGCGGCGCCCCGCGCGCGGAGCTGTTCACCAATGCCATCGTGCTGGCCGACATCGTGATGGTGTTGATGGTGCTGCTGGTGTTCTGTCGCCCGTCGCGACGCTGGTCGCTGGTGATCCTCGGCATGGCCGCCGGCTGCGGCACCATCGTGCTGACCGGCAGCCGAGGCGTGTTCGCCGCCTTGCTGGCGCTGCTGGTGGTGCTGGCGCTGAGCCTGCGCTGGCGCACCGGTGCGGCGCGCCTGTCGGTGCTGGCCGGCATGCTGGCGATCGGTGCGACGCTGCTGCTGTCGGTACCGGAGCTTCGCCACCAGGTTCGCCTGAGCGAGCTGCACAGCGACGTGCAGCGGATGGAGCTGGGCGACAGTGATTCTTCCGCCGGTGCCCGCGTGGAGCGCCTGCAGGTTGCCTGGCAGACCTTCCTTGATCATCCGCTGGTGGGTGTTGGCATCGGTCATTTCGACAGTGCGATGCAGCGCGTGCCGGTCTGCCGGGAGAACCCGGAAGAATTGCGCTGCCACCTGGGGCATGCGCACAACGACGTGGCCGAATGGGCGGCGACCCAGGGCGTACCGGGCCTGCTGCTGTTGCTGGCGGTGTATGGCATCCCGCTGTGGTTGTTCGTGCGCCTGCACCGCCGCAGCGGACGGGCGACCTTCCGGGGGCCGGCCGCAGCCGGCGTCATGCTGGTGATCACCTACGCGTTGTGCGGGCTGACCCAGTCGATGTTCGCGCACCAGATGACGGCCAGCTTCTACGTGACGCTGGTCGGCCTGTTGACCGGCCTGTCGATCGTCGAAGGCGCGCGCCACCGGGCGATCACCGGGTCGTGA
- a CDS encoding glycosyltransferase family 39 protein, with the protein MLKSRASRETWLFVVMALLVLGAGLGLRDPWPSDEPRFALVAKQMIDSGHWLFPHRGTELYSDKPPMLMWWQATLYSLVGQWRVAFLLPSLLAALGTLWCVVDLGRRLWTRRVGLYAGWALLFALQFTFQAKKAQIDPLLLLFITLANYGLLRHLLLGPAWRWWWLGWFFAGIGVITKGVGMLALLMIVPAAIATALQWPRVGLHARDARFWLAPLAFLLAVSLWLAPMLLAGFATGSDEYRTYMDDILFQQTARRYTHSWDHHQPAWYFLATMPLMWIPAFLALPWAIPAWRRRLQRRDPRYLLPLAWWLMVVLFFSIPAGKRDVYILPALPMFCLALAPLLPGLLKRRDVQAVVGLFTGLLSLGLALAGAMAVLGDPAFELRLTHSRGLAPGAVDALAWTILAMGLWGGLSLLACGRRRQLALVSTLAVVWVLYSLVGYPLLNDSSSARGLMRTVGARLGPDAELGLVAWKEQHLLLADRPAATFGFETDWDEQLVAATRWQRLAPGRRWLLVHEYAMLSCVDRNRAELAGVANRRRWWLVPAAAVTVPCVVTAEERERERRLQEHD; encoded by the coding sequence ATGCTGAAATCCCGCGCGTCGCGCGAGACGTGGTTGTTCGTGGTGATGGCCCTGCTGGTGCTGGGGGCCGGGCTGGGCCTTCGTGATCCGTGGCCGTCCGACGAACCGCGCTTCGCGCTGGTGGCCAAGCAGATGATCGACAGCGGCCACTGGCTGTTCCCGCACCGCGGGACCGAGCTGTATTCGGACAAGCCGCCGATGCTGATGTGGTGGCAGGCCACGCTGTACAGCCTGGTCGGGCAGTGGCGCGTGGCCTTCCTGCTGCCGTCGCTGCTGGCGGCACTGGGCACGTTGTGGTGCGTGGTCGACCTGGGCCGGCGCCTGTGGACGCGGCGCGTGGGGTTGTATGCCGGCTGGGCGCTGCTGTTCGCGCTGCAGTTCACCTTCCAGGCGAAGAAGGCGCAGATCGATCCACTGCTGCTGCTGTTCATCACCCTGGCCAACTACGGCCTGCTGCGCCACCTGCTGCTGGGTCCCGCCTGGCGCTGGTGGTGGCTGGGCTGGTTCTTCGCCGGCATCGGCGTGATCACCAAGGGCGTGGGCATGCTGGCGCTGCTGATGATCGTGCCCGCGGCAATCGCCACGGCGCTGCAGTGGCCACGGGTGGGCCTGCACGCGCGCGACGCGCGCTTCTGGCTGGCGCCGTTGGCCTTCCTGCTGGCGGTGTCGTTGTGGCTGGCGCCGATGCTGCTGGCCGGCTTTGCCACCGGCTCGGACGAGTACCGCACCTACATGGACGACATCCTGTTCCAGCAGACGGCGCGGCGCTACACCCATTCCTGGGACCACCACCAGCCCGCCTGGTACTTCCTGGCGACGATGCCGCTGATGTGGATCCCGGCGTTCCTGGCCCTGCCCTGGGCGATTCCGGCCTGGCGCCGCCGTCTGCAACGCCGCGACCCGCGCTATCTGCTGCCGCTGGCGTGGTGGCTGATGGTGGTGCTGTTCTTCTCGATTCCCGCCGGCAAGCGCGACGTCTACATCCTGCCGGCGCTGCCGATGTTCTGCCTGGCGCTGGCACCGCTGTTGCCGGGTTTGCTGAAGCGACGCGATGTGCAGGCCGTGGTGGGGCTGTTCACCGGCCTGTTGTCACTGGGCCTGGCACTGGCCGGCGCGATGGCGGTGCTGGGCGACCCGGCCTTCGAGCTGCGCCTGACCCACAGCCGCGGGCTCGCCCCCGGGGCGGTCGACGCGCTGGCGTGGACGATCCTGGCGATGGGCCTGTGGGGCGGATTGAGCCTGCTGGCCTGTGGCCGTCGCCGGCAGCTTGCGCTGGTGTCGACCCTGGCGGTGGTCTGGGTGCTGTACAGCCTGGTCGGCTATCCGCTGCTGAACGATTCCAGTTCCGCCCGTGGCCTGATGCGCACGGTCGGTGCCCGTCTGGGCCCCGATGCCGAGCTGGGGCTGGTGGCCTGGAAGGAACAGCATCTGCTGCTGGCCGACCGTCCCGCAGCGACCTTCGGTTTCGAGACTGACTGGGACGAGCAGCTGGTGGCGGCCACGCGCTGGCAGCGGTTGGCGCCTGGACGCCGTTGGCTGCTCGTGCACGAGTACGCGATGCTGTCGTGCGTCGATCGCAACCGCGCTGAACTGGCCGGGGTGGCCAACCGTCGGCGCTGGTGGCTGGTGCCGGCGGCGGCGGTGACGGTGCCCTGCGTGGTCACTGCGGAGGAGCGGGAACGTGAACGGCGTTTGCAGGAACATGACTAG
- the rsmB gene encoding 16S rRNA (cytosine(967)-C(5))-methyltransferase RsmB encodes MSKQNDFSVAKAAPGAATRMLAARVLAQVFTRGRSLKAELAWALPKLADSRDRALLEALCFAVLRRRSTYDAALQSWMQKPLSARDADLRTLLMVGFAQLDVLELPAHAALSATVDAARALGRERQAGLVNAILRRAQREGFPEQPARDAFPEWLADAVERDWPAQAEAIFAASLQPAPLWLRANRQQGGRDKALATLAEAGIAAEASPLSADALRLAAPIAVNQLPGFADGALSVQDLSAQCAADALAPASGARVLDACAAPGGKSAHLLERDPSLRLLALDIDARRLARARDTYTRTGVGEGAQTRVADASDPGAWWDGTPFDAILLDAPCSATGVIRRQPDVMFHRRAEDIDALVGVQARLLEACWSMLRPGGVLLYATCSILRAENVDQVRAFLKWHPDAVAQPLDDTFGLDCEGIARQRLPGDSDADGFFYARLLKTA; translated from the coding sequence GTGTCGAAGCAGAATGATTTCTCCGTCGCCAAGGCGGCGCCTGGCGCGGCCACCCGCATGCTGGCCGCACGCGTGCTGGCGCAGGTGTTCACCCGTGGCCGCTCGCTGAAGGCGGAACTGGCCTGGGCGCTGCCCAAGCTGGCCGACAGTCGCGATCGCGCCCTGCTGGAAGCGCTGTGCTTTGCAGTCCTGCGCCGCCGTAGTACCTACGACGCGGCCTTGCAGTCGTGGATGCAGAAGCCGCTGTCGGCCCGCGACGCCGATCTGCGCACCCTGTTGATGGTGGGCTTCGCCCAGCTGGACGTGCTGGAACTGCCGGCGCATGCGGCACTGTCGGCCACGGTCGACGCCGCTCGCGCGCTGGGCCGTGAGCGCCAGGCCGGCCTGGTCAACGCGATCCTGCGCCGCGCGCAGCGTGAGGGTTTCCCGGAACAGCCTGCGCGCGATGCCTTCCCGGAGTGGCTGGCCGATGCCGTCGAGCGCGACTGGCCGGCCCAGGCCGAAGCGATCTTCGCCGCCAGCCTGCAGCCGGCGCCGTTGTGGCTGCGTGCCAACCGCCAACAGGGGGGCCGTGACAAGGCGCTGGCCACGCTGGCCGAGGCCGGCATTGCCGCCGAAGCCAGCCCGCTGAGCGCCGACGCACTGCGCCTGGCAGCGCCCATCGCGGTGAACCAGCTGCCGGGGTTCGCCGACGGTGCGCTGTCGGTGCAGGACCTGTCGGCGCAATGTGCGGCGGACGCGCTGGCACCGGCGTCCGGCGCCCGCGTGCTGGACGCCTGCGCGGCGCCCGGTGGCAAGTCGGCGCACCTGCTGGAACGTGACCCGAGCCTGCGCCTGCTGGCGCTGGATATCGATGCGCGGCGCCTGGCGCGTGCCCGCGATACCTACACCCGCACCGGCGTGGGTGAGGGCGCGCAGACCCGGGTGGCCGATGCCAGCGACCCCGGTGCCTGGTGGGATGGCACCCCGTTCGACGCCATCCTGCTGGATGCGCCGTGCTCGGCCACCGGCGTGATCCGCCGCCAGCCGGACGTGATGTTCCACCGCCGCGCCGAGGACATCGATGCGCTGGTCGGCGTGCAGGCCCGCCTGCTGGAGGCCTGCTGGTCGATGCTGCGCCCGGGTGGCGTGCTGTTGTACGCCACCTGTTCGATCCTGCGTGCCGAGAACGTCGATCAGGTGCGGGCCTTCCTGAAGTGGCATCCGGACGCGGTGGCACAGCCTCTGGATGACACATTCGGCCTGGACTGCGAGGGGATCGCGCGCCAGCGACTGCCGGGTGACAGCGATGCTGACGGTTTCTTTTACGCGCGTCTGCTAAAAACAGCCTGA